One Streptosporangium sp. NBC_01495 DNA window includes the following coding sequences:
- a CDS encoding family 2 encapsulin nanocompartment cargo protein terpene cyclase, whose amino-acid sequence MQPFELPDFYLPYPARLNPHVDTAREHTRAWAYDMGILDPELGIWDEHKLDAMDYGLLCAYTHPDAPAPELDLVTDWYVWVFFFDDHFLETFKRSGDLAGAKEYLDRLAAFMPVHPTGPPPEPENPVERGLADLWARTIPAMSADWRARFVESTKNLLDESLWELANINAGRVANPIEYVEMRRKVGGAPWSANLVEHAAGAEVPAAVAASRPMRVLRDTFSDAVHLRNDLFSYEREVGDEGELSNGVLVFERFLGYDTQRAADAVNDLITSRLHQFENTALTELPPLFEEHGLDLRARLDVLAYVKGLQDWQSGGHEWHMRSSRYMNGASRAAPAAPALLGGPTGLGVSAARVRLAPGVTGPGGVRSHTHVPLRKVGPLPLPEIYMPYTVRMNPNLDGSRRNAVAWAREMGMFEQLPGFPGLAVWTEHKLDTYDFAVCAGAINPDAPGPELDVSTFWLTWGTYADDYFPVVFGSRRDMAGAKVFNERLSAFMPLDLSATPAPANPIERGLADLWFRTAAPMSEAARARFRRTVEEMTESWLWELANHIQNRVPDPVDYIEMRRRTFGADLTMSLSRLAHGESVPPEIYGTRTMRGLDDSAADYACLVNDLCSYQKEIQFEGELHNCVLVVQDFLNCDPRQAADIVNDLMTSRMRQFEHIVATELPALADEFDLDGEARKTLDGYVAELQDWMAGVLLWHMRTRRYDESELHHPPARTRPVGGPTGLGTLAAHIGGR is encoded by the coding sequence ATGCAACCCTTCGAGCTCCCTGACTTCTATCTGCCGTATCCGGCCAGGCTGAACCCCCACGTGGACACCGCGCGAGAGCACACCAGGGCCTGGGCGTACGACATGGGCATCCTCGACCCTGAGCTCGGCATCTGGGACGAGCACAAGCTCGACGCCATGGACTACGGCCTGCTGTGCGCCTACACCCACCCCGACGCCCCCGCCCCCGAGCTCGACCTCGTCACCGACTGGTACGTGTGGGTGTTCTTCTTCGACGACCACTTCCTGGAGACCTTCAAGCGCAGCGGCGACCTGGCCGGGGCCAAGGAGTACCTCGACAGGCTGGCGGCCTTCATGCCGGTGCACCCCACGGGGCCTCCCCCCGAGCCGGAGAACCCGGTGGAGCGCGGCCTGGCCGACCTGTGGGCCCGGACGATCCCGGCGATGTCCGCCGACTGGCGGGCCCGGTTCGTCGAGAGCACGAAGAACCTCCTCGACGAGTCCCTGTGGGAGCTCGCCAACATCAACGCCGGACGCGTCGCCAACCCGATCGAGTACGTCGAGATGCGGCGCAAGGTCGGCGGCGCCCCCTGGTCGGCGAATCTGGTCGAGCACGCCGCGGGCGCCGAGGTCCCGGCCGCCGTCGCCGCGAGCAGGCCGATGCGCGTGCTGAGAGACACCTTCTCCGACGCGGTGCACCTGCGCAACGACCTCTTCTCCTACGAGCGGGAGGTCGGCGACGAGGGCGAGCTCAGCAACGGCGTCCTGGTCTTCGAGCGCTTCCTGGGCTACGACACCCAGCGGGCCGCCGACGCCGTCAACGACCTGATCACCTCCCGGCTGCACCAGTTCGAGAACACCGCCCTCACCGAGCTGCCCCCGCTCTTCGAGGAGCACGGCCTGGACCTGAGGGCCCGCCTCGACGTCCTCGCGTACGTCAAGGGGCTCCAGGACTGGCAGTCGGGCGGCCACGAGTGGCACATGCGCTCCAGCCGCTACATGAACGGAGCCTCGCGGGCGGCCCCGGCCGCCCCGGCCCTTCTCGGCGGGCCCACGGGCCTGGGCGTCTCGGCGGCGCGCGTCAGGCTGGCGCCCGGCGTCACGGGCCCGGGGGGCGTGAGAAGCCACACCCACGTCCCCCTCAGGAAGGTGGGGCCGCTGCCGCTGCCCGAGATCTACATGCCGTACACGGTCAGGATGAATCCCAACCTCGACGGCTCCCGCCGCAACGCGGTGGCATGGGCGCGCGAGATGGGGATGTTCGAGCAGCTGCCGGGCTTTCCCGGGCTGGCGGTCTGGACCGAGCACAAACTTGACACCTACGACTTCGCCGTCTGCGCCGGGGCGATCAATCCGGACGCCCCCGGCCCCGAGCTGGACGTCTCGACGTTCTGGCTCACCTGGGGAACCTACGCGGACGACTACTTCCCGGTCGTGTTCGGGTCCCGCCGCGACATGGCCGGCGCGAAGGTGTTCAACGAGCGGCTGTCGGCGTTCATGCCGCTCGACCTCTCCGCCACCCCGGCGCCGGCCAACCCGATCGAGCGGGGCCTGGCCGACCTGTGGTTCCGTACGGCGGCCCCCATGTCGGAGGCCGCGCGCGCCAGGTTCCGCCGGACCGTCGAGGAGATGACGGAGAGCTGGCTGTGGGAGCTGGCCAACCACATCCAGAACCGGGTCCCCGACCCGGTCGACTACATCGAGATGCGCCGCAGGACCTTCGGCGCCGACCTCACGATGAGCCTGTCGCGGCTGGCCCACGGCGAGTCGGTGCCGCCCGAGATCTACGGCACCCGGACGATGCGCGGGCTGGACGACTCGGCCGCCGACTACGCCTGCCTGGTCAACGACCTCTGCTCCTACCAGAAGGAGATCCAGTTCGAGGGCGAGCTGCACAACTGCGTCCTGGTGGTCCAGGACTTCCTGAACTGCGATCCACGACAGGCCGCCGACATCGTCAACGACCTGATGACGTCAAGGATGCGACAGTTCGAGCACATCGTCGCCACCGAGCTCCCCGCCCTCGCCGACGAGTTCGACCTCGACGGGGAGGCCAGGAAGACGCTCGACGGATACGTGGCGGAGCTGCAGGACTGGATGGCCGGTGTGCTGCTGTGGCACATGAGGACCCGCCGCTACGACGAGTCCGAGCTGCACCACCCGCCCGCGAGGACCCGCCCGGTCGGCGGCCCCACCGGGCTGGGGACCCTCGCCGCCCACATCGGCGGGCGCTGA
- a CDS encoding TIGR03668 family PPOX class F420-dependent oxidoreductase, whose product MRDDEARRRMAGERVARLATVSGDGTPHLVPVTFAVDGDRVMTAIDHKPKTTTDLRRLRDIRENARVCVLADHYDDDWTRLWWVRADGEATVLDTGAVRAAAITALAGRYSQYRERAPEGPVILIEVTRWSGWSYSGN is encoded by the coding sequence GTGAGGGACGACGAGGCCAGGCGGCGGATGGCGGGCGAACGCGTCGCACGGCTGGCCACGGTGAGCGGTGACGGGACACCGCATCTGGTGCCGGTCACGTTCGCCGTGGACGGCGACCGGGTGATGACCGCCATCGACCACAAGCCGAAGACCACGACCGACCTGCGACGCCTGCGCGACATCCGGGAGAACGCCCGGGTGTGCGTCCTCGCCGATCACTACGACGACGACTGGACCCGGCTGTGGTGGGTGCGCGCCGACGGCGAGGCGACCGTCCTGGACACCGGTGCCGTGCGGGCCGCGGCCATAACGGCGCTCGCCGGGAGATATTCCCAGTACCGGGAGCGCGCTCCCGAGGGGCCGGTGATCCTGATCGAGGTGACTCGCTGGTCCGGATGGTCGTACTCCGGGAACTGA
- a CDS encoding BTAD domain-containing putative transcriptional regulator, with protein sequence MQRRSVQVSAGEALRSRRAAAGWSQRDLAVRAGVSVRTIRDIERGRVARPHRTSLERLVAALPIRDAERAGLLAAFELADREPAARDPLDRAGGGNGPDGGDDLWIGVLGALSVRRGGAALEVGSAMPRALLGLLALRPGQPVSTGEIVDVLWEHNPPRTCGNLIQVYVGRLRSSLEPSRAAGEAARTILRTPDGYVLDVADGRLDLGRFDALRAEAERARTAGDRAGARELLAEALGCWRGPVLAGSPGALRDHPAAVAASRRRVEAALGYADAADGEADHRRVAASLWPLVNDEPLHEGLAARLMTALAGCGEQVAALRLFADIRARLAGELNVEPGTELRAAHLDILRRRQSAPLGVPAAPQAAPSSGAVAVPAQLPAAVPAFAGRVAPLRQLDRLLGRSEENPTIAVITGTAGVGKTALAVHWAHRVRHRFADGQLHVNLRGYAADGPLRPIDVLSRFLHSLGVPPDQVPSDQEEAAALYRTLLSGRRVLVLLDNAAGPDQVRPLLPGDTGSVAVITSRDALGGLVARDGAHRVVLDVLTARESHTLLNRLLGSARLRAEPSAALDLATLCGHLPLALRIAAANLLGSRHRTLAEYGRELREGNRLSALQVPGDPESAVRAAFQLSYAVLPVPARRLFRLLGLVTGPDATVPAMAALLDTTPAEAAGLVGVLTSAHLVDEPAPGRFAQHDLLRLCAAEYAESEETEDLRRAALTRLHRHYLATSDVAARLLYPQFMRLELPPAEVAPSPGGFDDHAAASAWLDGEVANLVAAVTFTAAHGPHELAWLIADTLRGYFFLRHSAVDWATVVEAGLAAAESAGNLRAQTMLRLSLAGLHGFQGRQRQALRYYTLALELARRSGWREGQIAVLGNLGATHADLGMLAQASDDLRLSLELNRELGLEGGQNVNLGNLGCVYLEMGRLREAADCLEASLAMSRRLGHRGSEANNLAALGEAKHALGRLDAAREDLVAALALHRQVGNRGNEADTMRNLAAVHRDAGRLAEALDLAGTALDASWQTGHRRLVADALNTLGTVHQHLGDLVAAGRHQEEALRTARAAGTRYPEMKALLGLAARSTSLGEHDAALRHADLALVIARGAGYRMHEGQALTARSRAHHGRHDTERAGRDAEQALAVHRETGHAPGEARALELLANIDASRRPRGADERP encoded by the coding sequence ATGCAGAGACGATCGGTACAGGTTTCGGCGGGAGAGGCGCTTCGGAGCCGGCGGGCCGCCGCCGGATGGAGTCAGCGTGACCTCGCGGTCCGGGCGGGGGTGAGCGTCCGCACGATCCGCGACATCGAGCGGGGCAGGGTCGCCCGCCCGCACCGCACCTCCCTGGAGCGTCTGGTCGCCGCCCTGCCGATCCGTGACGCCGAGCGGGCCGGGCTGCTGGCCGCCTTCGAGCTCGCCGATCGGGAACCGGCCGCCCGCGACCCACTGGACCGCGCGGGCGGCGGGAACGGCCCGGACGGCGGGGACGACCTGTGGATCGGCGTGCTGGGCGCGCTGTCGGTGCGGCGGGGCGGCGCCGCGCTGGAGGTCGGTTCGGCCATGCCCCGCGCGTTGCTCGGGCTCCTGGCGCTGCGGCCGGGGCAGCCCGTCTCGACCGGGGAGATCGTCGACGTGCTGTGGGAGCACAACCCGCCGCGGACGTGCGGCAACCTGATCCAGGTCTACGTCGGCCGGCTGCGGAGCTCGCTGGAGCCCTCGCGGGCGGCCGGGGAGGCGGCGCGGACGATCCTCCGCACTCCGGACGGGTACGTCCTCGACGTGGCCGACGGGCGACTCGACCTCGGCAGGTTCGACGCGCTGCGCGCCGAGGCCGAACGGGCGCGGACCGCGGGAGACCGCGCCGGGGCGCGGGAACTGCTGGCCGAGGCGCTGGGATGCTGGCGCGGCCCCGTACTGGCCGGGTCGCCCGGCGCGCTCCGCGACCACCCCGCCGCGGTGGCGGCGTCCCGTCGCCGTGTCGAGGCGGCGCTCGGCTACGCCGACGCCGCGGACGGTGAGGCCGACCACCGGCGCGTCGCCGCGTCACTGTGGCCGCTCGTGAACGACGAACCCCTGCACGAGGGGCTCGCCGCCCGGCTCATGACGGCGCTCGCGGGCTGCGGCGAGCAGGTCGCGGCGCTGCGCCTGTTCGCCGACATCCGCGCCAGGCTCGCCGGTGAGCTGAACGTCGAGCCGGGCACCGAGTTGCGCGCGGCGCACCTGGACATCCTTCGCCGCCGCCAGTCGGCGCCCCTCGGCGTCCCGGCCGCCCCGCAGGCGGCACCGTCCTCGGGGGCGGTGGCGGTTCCCGCCCAGCTGCCCGCCGCGGTACCCGCGTTCGCGGGGCGCGTGGCACCGCTGCGGCAGCTGGACAGGCTGCTGGGGAGATCCGAGGAGAATCCGACGATCGCGGTGATCACGGGAACGGCGGGGGTCGGCAAGACCGCCCTCGCGGTGCACTGGGCACACCGCGTACGGCACCGGTTCGCCGACGGGCAGCTGCACGTGAACCTGCGCGGGTACGCGGCCGACGGCCCGTTGCGCCCGATCGACGTGCTGTCGCGGTTCCTGCACTCGCTGGGCGTGCCGCCCGACCAGGTACCCTCCGACCAGGAGGAGGCCGCCGCGCTCTACCGGACCCTGCTGTCGGGCAGGCGCGTGCTCGTCCTGCTGGACAACGCCGCAGGCCCCGACCAGGTCAGGCCGCTGCTGCCGGGAGACACCGGCTCGGTCGCCGTCATCACCAGCAGGGACGCCCTCGGCGGGCTCGTCGCGCGCGACGGGGCGCACCGGGTGGTCCTGGACGTGCTGACCGCCCGGGAGTCACACACCCTCCTGAACCGCCTGCTCGGTTCCGCCCGGCTGCGCGCCGAACCCTCGGCCGCGCTCGATCTCGCCACGCTCTGCGGGCACCTCCCGCTGGCCCTGCGGATCGCCGCCGCCAACCTCCTCGGCAGCCGGCACCGGACGCTGGCGGAGTACGGCAGGGAACTGCGCGAGGGCAACAGGCTCAGCGCCCTCCAGGTTCCCGGTGACCCCGAGTCGGCGGTCAGGGCCGCCTTCCAGCTGTCGTACGCCGTCCTGCCCGTCCCGGCGCGGCGGCTCTTCCGGCTGCTCGGGCTCGTCACCGGGCCCGACGCCACCGTGCCGGCGATGGCGGCGCTGCTGGACACCACACCGGCGGAGGCCGCCGGGCTGGTGGGCGTCCTGACGTCGGCGCATCTGGTGGACGAGCCGGCACCCGGCCGGTTCGCCCAGCACGACCTGCTGCGGCTGTGCGCGGCGGAGTACGCGGAGAGCGAGGAGACCGAGGACCTGCGCCGGGCGGCGCTCACCCGCCTGCACCGGCACTACCTGGCCACCTCGGATGTCGCCGCCCGGCTGCTGTACCCGCAGTTCATGCGCCTGGAGCTGCCGCCCGCCGAGGTCGCGCCGTCGCCCGGCGGCTTCGACGACCACGCGGCGGCGTCCGCCTGGCTGGACGGCGAGGTGGCCAACCTGGTGGCGGCCGTCACGTTCACCGCCGCGCACGGGCCGCACGAGCTGGCCTGGCTCATCGCGGACACGCTTCGCGGATACTTCTTCCTCCGCCACAGCGCCGTCGACTGGGCGACCGTGGTGGAGGCGGGGCTCGCCGCCGCCGAGAGCGCGGGGAATCTGAGGGCGCAGACCATGCTGCGGCTCAGCCTGGCCGGCCTGCACGGTTTCCAGGGACGGCAGCGCCAGGCCCTCCGGTACTACACGCTCGCCCTCGAGCTGGCCCGGCGCAGCGGCTGGCGCGAGGGCCAGATCGCCGTCCTCGGCAACCTGGGCGCCACCCACGCCGACCTCGGGATGCTGGCCCAGGCGAGCGACGACCTGCGGCTGTCGCTCGAACTCAACCGCGAGCTGGGACTCGAGGGCGGGCAGAACGTCAACCTCGGCAACCTGGGCTGCGTCTACCTCGAGATGGGCCGCCTGCGCGAGGCGGCCGACTGCCTTGAGGCGTCGCTGGCCATGAGCCGCCGCCTCGGGCACCGCGGCAGCGAGGCGAACAACCTCGCCGCGCTGGGCGAGGCGAAGCACGCCCTGGGACGGCTGGACGCCGCCCGCGAGGACCTCGTCGCGGCGCTCGCGCTGCACCGGCAGGTGGGCAACCGCGGGAACGAGGCCGACACCATGCGCAACCTCGCCGCGGTCCACCGCGACGCCGGACGGCTCGCGGAGGCGCTCGACCTCGCCGGGACGGCGCTGGACGCGTCGTGGCAGACCGGCCATCGGCGCCTGGTGGCGGACGCGCTCAACACGCTCGGCACCGTTCACCAGCACCTCGGCGACCTCGTGGCCGCCGGGCGGCATCAGGAGGAGGCGCTGCGGACGGCCCGCGCGGCGGGCACCAGATACCCCGAGATGAAGGCGCTGCTGGGGCTCGCGGCCCGCTCGACCTCTCTCGGCGAGCACGACGCGGCCCTGCGGCACGCCGACCTGGCGCTGGTCATCGCGCGCGGCGCCGGATACCGGATGCACGAGGGCCAGGCCCTGACCGCGCGGTCACGCGCCCACCACGGACGCCACGACACCGAGCGGGCCGGACGCGACGCCGAGCAGGCCCTCGCGGTGCACCGGGAGACCGGCCACGCGCCGGGCGAGGCCCGCGCCCTCGAGCTGCTGGCGAACATCGACGCCTCCCGGCGCCCGCGCGGCGCCGACGAGCGGCCGTGA
- a CDS encoding MauE/DoxX family redox-associated membrane protein produces MPLSNVVVEDSGSHRRERTVGYVAIACGVVQAVVFVAAVAGKARDAEAFRAFARSLVETRLVTPRWRTGVATGVILAEVSAVLLLATPGAAAPGFAVAAALCAVLTGGVAATLLRRVRASCLCFGARSSPMGWPHLVRNALLTAVAVLGHAAVTVAAVPSAIRVEGAAVAVLAGLAGALLLIRFDDLVHIFQPPGSPAGPPDRSVLR; encoded by the coding sequence GTGCCCCTCTCTAACGTCGTCGTCGAGGACAGCGGCTCGCACAGGCGGGAGAGAACCGTGGGGTATGTCGCGATCGCGTGCGGTGTCGTGCAGGCCGTCGTGTTCGTCGCCGCCGTGGCGGGCAAGGCGCGTGACGCGGAGGCGTTCCGCGCGTTCGCCCGCTCCCTGGTGGAGACGCGGCTGGTCACACCCCGATGGCGTACGGGCGTCGCCACCGGGGTGATCCTCGCGGAGGTGTCGGCGGTGCTGCTGCTCGCCACACCGGGCGCGGCGGCCCCCGGCTTCGCCGTCGCCGCCGCGCTCTGCGCGGTCCTCACCGGCGGGGTCGCGGCGACCCTCCTGCGCCGGGTGCGGGCGTCCTGCCTGTGCTTCGGCGCCCGGTCGAGTCCGATGGGGTGGCCCCACCTGGTCCGCAACGCGCTCCTGACGGCCGTCGCCGTCCTCGGTCACGCGGCCGTGACCGTGGCCGCGGTTCCGTCCGCGATCCGCGTGGAGGGCGCCGCGGTGGCCGTCCTCGCGGGGCTGGCCGGGGCGCTCCTGCTCATCCGGTTCGACGATCTCGTGCACATCTTCCAGCCGCCCGGCTCTCCGGCCGGCCCTCCAGACAGGAGCGTGCTCCGATGA
- a CDS encoding ABC transporter ATP-binding protein, whose product MSRSTGGTPSPPPGDGNPVQGAGGGAGTNPAPGVRAGLGHARRAAALAWTSGRGHVVGQVVLACAAGLVPVLTAWFTKLVLDGLTGPGATVSALLPYAVALLVLGALAGTVPHLAGYAEAELERRVNLVARDRLYTAVNRLPGLVRLENPGFQDRLHLAEQASRSGPGRLVTSALGLAQAGIVIGGFLATLTTVSPVAAGLVLLAVVPLVRVHLDLSREQAAMLWSTGHGQRRELFFARLLSMPHAAKEVRLFGLGDFFRDRMLAELRAVSAEQRRVGLRQLRGQGTLALLAAAIAGAGLVWIIGEAVAGRATVGDLSVFVAAVAGTQGALAAGVRRLAAAHQSLLLFDHYEAVRGAEPDLPLPSRPMATSALGHGVELRDVWFRYGPEQPWILRGVTLSIPFGRSLAVVGLNGAGKSTLVKLLCRFHDPERGSILWDGVDLRDLDPAALRECVGAVFQDFGEYDLSVAENIAVGDLSALGDRPRVEAAAVRAGADAMIRRLPHGYDTLLTKVFFRGSTGDEEQAGVTLSGGQWQRVALARALLRDRCDLMILDEPSSGLDPHAEHEVHTILREHRTGRTTLLISHRLSAVRDADVIAVLADGRIAELGGHDELVRAGGRYAELFEIQARGYATAVAP is encoded by the coding sequence GTGAGCCGGTCCACGGGTGGAACCCCGAGCCCGCCTCCGGGCGACGGGAACCCGGTCCAGGGCGCCGGCGGGGGCGCGGGCACCAACCCGGCCCCGGGGGTGCGCGCCGGACTCGGGCACGCGCGCCGGGCGGCGGCGCTGGCCTGGACGAGCGGTCGCGGGCACGTGGTGGGGCAGGTCGTGCTCGCCTGCGCCGCGGGACTGGTGCCCGTCCTGACGGCCTGGTTCACCAAACTCGTCCTGGACGGGCTGACCGGTCCCGGCGCCACGGTCTCCGCGCTGCTCCCGTACGCGGTCGCCCTGCTGGTGCTGGGGGCGCTGGCCGGAACCGTGCCGCACCTGGCGGGCTACGCCGAGGCGGAGCTGGAGCGCCGGGTGAACCTGGTGGCCAGGGACCGCCTCTACACGGCCGTCAACCGGCTGCCCGGCCTCGTACGGCTGGAGAACCCGGGCTTCCAGGACAGGCTGCACCTCGCCGAGCAGGCGAGCCGGTCGGGTCCCGGACGGCTGGTGACGAGCGCTCTCGGTCTCGCGCAGGCGGGCATCGTGATCGGCGGGTTTCTCGCGACCCTCACGACGGTGAGCCCCGTCGCCGCGGGCCTGGTCCTGCTGGCCGTGGTGCCACTCGTCCGCGTGCATCTCGACCTGAGCCGGGAGCAGGCCGCCATGCTCTGGAGCACCGGCCACGGCCAGCGCCGCGAGCTGTTCTTCGCCCGGCTGCTGAGCATGCCGCACGCGGCCAAGGAGGTGCGTCTCTTCGGCCTCGGTGACTTCTTTCGCGACCGCATGCTGGCGGAGCTGCGCGCGGTCAGCGCCGAGCAGCGCCGCGTCGGGCTGCGCCAGCTGCGCGGCCAGGGCACGCTCGCCCTGCTGGCGGCGGCGATCGCGGGCGCCGGGCTGGTGTGGATCATCGGCGAGGCGGTGGCTGGACGGGCCACGGTGGGGGATCTCTCCGTGTTCGTGGCGGCCGTCGCCGGAACGCAGGGCGCGCTGGCCGCCGGGGTGCGGCGCCTCGCCGCGGCACACCAGTCGCTGCTGCTGTTCGACCACTACGAGGCGGTACGCGGGGCCGAGCCGGACCTGCCGCTGCCGTCCCGCCCGATGGCCACCTCCGCCCTCGGCCACGGCGTCGAGCTGCGGGACGTCTGGTTCCGCTACGGGCCCGAGCAGCCGTGGATCCTGCGCGGAGTCACCCTGTCCATCCCGTTCGGGCGGTCGCTCGCGGTCGTCGGCCTCAACGGGGCGGGCAAGAGCACCCTGGTCAAGCTCCTGTGCCGCTTCCACGACCCCGAGCGGGGATCCATCCTGTGGGACGGCGTCGACCTGCGTGACCTGGACCCGGCAGCGCTGCGCGAGTGCGTCGGGGCCGTGTTCCAGGACTTCGGCGAGTACGACCTGAGCGTCGCGGAGAACATCGCCGTCGGGGACCTCTCCGCGCTCGGCGACCGCCCGCGTGTCGAGGCGGCGGCCGTCCGGGCGGGTGCGGACGCGATGATCCGCCGGCTGCCGCACGGGTACGACACGTTGCTGACCAAGGTGTTCTTCCGCGGCTCCACCGGCGACGAGGAGCAGGCCGGGGTGACCCTGTCCGGCGGGCAGTGGCAGCGGGTGGCCCTGGCCCGCGCCCTGCTGCGGGACCGGTGCGACCTCATGATCCTCGACGAGCCCAGCTCGGGGCTCGACCCGCACGCCGAGCACGAGGTGCACACCATCCTGCGCGAGCACCGGACCGGCCGGACCACACTGCTGATCTCGCATCGGCTGAGCGCCGTCCGCGACGCGGACGTGATCGCCGTCCTCGCCGACGGGCGGATCGCGGAACTCGGCGGCCACGACGAGCTGGTACGCGCGGGCGGCCGGTACGCGGAGCTCTTCGAGATCCAGGCGCGCGGGTACGCCACGGCGGTCGCCCCGTGA
- the lepB gene encoding signal peptidase I: protein MTALVPGVCAAALLVLVLVLLVLRRHFLTVTVSGRSMEPTLRDGDRVLVRRAGIRAVRAGALAVMAAPAEMGRDWMVKRVVAVPGDPVPHREVPALSATRDRVVPADRLVVVGDNLAISLDSRRFGYVHARQLLGVVVRHLPPSPSRHLAGR, encoded by the coding sequence GTGACCGCGCTCGTGCCGGGGGTGTGCGCGGCGGCCCTCCTCGTGCTCGTTCTGGTTTTGCTGGTGCTGCGGCGGCACTTTCTCACGGTCACCGTCAGCGGCCGGAGCATGGAACCCACGCTGCGCGACGGCGATCGCGTCCTGGTGCGCAGGGCGGGCATCCGCGCGGTGCGCGCCGGAGCGCTCGCGGTGATGGCCGCGCCCGCCGAGATGGGGCGGGACTGGATGGTCAAGCGGGTGGTCGCGGTGCCCGGCGACCCGGTGCCGCACCGGGAGGTCCCGGCCCTGTCCGCCACCCGTGACCGCGTCGTACCCGCCGATCGCCTCGTCGTCGTCGGTGACAACCTCGCGATCAGCCTCGACTCGCGCAGGTTCGGCTACGTACACGCCCGGCAACTGCTCGGCGTGGTCGTCCGCCACCTGCCACCGTCTCCGAGCCGGCACCTCGCCGGCCGGTGA
- a CDS encoding SCO4225 family membrane protein: MASIRSVFRPVSRYRRGTLAFVVSSLYVLLVIAGLVVVLVGMRRPENQGLSAVMLILVTLPLSWLVMMIPGEAVPDGTHLLLLTVAGLVQASLLWFLLRGPRKDVSPTQER; the protein is encoded by the coding sequence ATGGCATCAATTCGCAGTGTGTTCCGCCCGGTGTCCCGGTACAGGCGGGGCACCCTCGCCTTCGTCGTCAGCAGCCTCTACGTCCTGCTCGTCATCGCCGGCCTCGTCGTCGTCTTGGTCGGCATGCGCCGACCGGAGAACCAGGGCCTGTCGGCGGTCATGTTGATCCTGGTGACCCTGCCGCTCTCGTGGCTGGTGATGATGATCCCCGGGGAGGCCGTTCCCGACGGCACGCACCTGCTGCTGCTCACCGTCGCCGGGCTGGTCCAGGCCTCGCTCCTGTGGTTCCTGCTGCGCGGGCCGCGGAAGGACGTGTCCCCCACGCAGGAGAGATGA
- a CDS encoding class I SAM-dependent methyltransferase has protein sequence MSDFSPRDTRLRRYWDRQADSYDRRMALAEHRFFADTRPWLCGQAVGDVLEVAVGTGLNLAHYPDDVRLTGVEWSASMLAMARRRAGDLGRTVDLRQDDARALSFADGRFDTVVCTFAMCGFPDERVVLAEMSRVLRPGGLLLLADHVASSAWPVRVLQGLVDAVTVPLSGEHYRRRPVRRVRAMGFTVERHERFKLGVIERFAARKPGGADV, from the coding sequence ATGTCGGACTTTTCCCCGCGGGACACGCGGTTGCGCCGTTACTGGGACCGGCAGGCCGACTCCTACGACCGGCGGATGGCGCTGGCCGAGCACCGCTTCTTCGCCGACACCCGTCCCTGGCTGTGTGGGCAGGCGGTCGGCGACGTGCTGGAGGTGGCGGTCGGCACCGGTCTGAACCTCGCCCACTACCCCGACGACGTGCGGCTCACCGGTGTGGAGTGGAGCGCCTCGATGCTGGCGATGGCCCGGCGTCGAGCTGGCGACCTCGGCCGGACGGTCGATCTGCGGCAGGACGACGCGCGGGCGCTGAGCTTCGCCGACGGGCGTTTCGACACGGTCGTGTGCACGTTCGCGATGTGCGGGTTCCCCGACGAGCGGGTGGTGCTCGCCGAGATGTCACGGGTCCTGCGGCCGGGCGGGTTGTTGCTCCTGGCCGACCACGTGGCGTCGTCGGCCTGGCCGGTCCGGGTGCTGCAGGGGCTGGTGGACGCGGTCACCGTACCGCTGTCCGGGGAGCACTACCGCCGCCGGCCGGTGCGCCGGGTGCGCGCGATGGGATTCACCGTCGAGCGTCACGAGCGCTTCAAGCTCGGAGTCATCGAGCGGTTCGCGGCCAGAAAACCCGGCGGCGCCGACGTCTGA